The Engystomops pustulosus chromosome 2, aEngPut4.maternal, whole genome shotgun sequence genomic interval GAACTGTCTCCCTCTGGCCaatagtgtattatgagtattgTTTTCTTTAGGTGCAAAATGTTAGAGGAAATCCAAACTTGGCCCACCGCAAAAATGTACAGTATAAATTGTTTGCAGATTTTTTATGGATTACACAGATGAAATATACTATGCTGCAGTTGTAAATTGGTTACTCCAAACTAACCCTGTGCCTTAGTAAAGGAAAAGCTTCAAACACACATGACAGATGAAATATACATGAACTGGATTTGAATACATGAAGGATATAGTACTATATTAGTCTTCTGAGGCAAACACTTATTATAGAGAGGTTAATCACCAAACATCTCACAATATAGTTTTACAGCTAAAATTGTGATTTCAAGGACAGATATTGTATCTTTGCTGAATCAACACTTCTGACACATGTGAAAGGCATCATTTGTGATGTCTCTAGGTCACCTGGGGGAGGGGGTAGGTGTAAACGCCAGGAGGTATATGGACATTTGGGAATTCATTTAAATGGTGAATAGAGACGTAAAGCAATATACAGTAAAACTGATTTGCATAGAGAGTGATCTAGGGTGAAGTGAAAATTGTCCTTGAAAATGTGTCTAACCTGATGATTGGATTTGCCAACAAAAAGAAatcagtttacaaaaaaaaaataaaaaaatcatgcTGAAATATATGTTAAGGCTAATACAGATGGCTGCAACATTCACATATTTTACCAGTGGAATTCCATTGGTGTTATTGGTTCAACCATTTAAAGGGAGCGTCATCAGGATAACAAATTCTCACCTAATAAGAGGTTccaaaaaccttttaaaaatgaattcccaatgtgtttttataattaacatAACTTCATCTGTATCCCCTCTGCTCTGGTAGCTCTCTCCCTCCTACAGACGTGATCTAGTGATGGGTTGTTGAAGAGCGATCCAGTTCTTAGAGGacagaggaaggagggagagaactagcagagcagagaggaggagatgatgatgatgatgatgattgcagtCTTATACCAGATGCCCCTGTGACCCGATGCAGTTTGCTGGAAGGGAATaaggtgaaaatgtgtgatcttgataacaggttccctttactttatttcaggaaaaattcaggaaatttacaaaaatttgaaTGGTTaggatctgactgctgggaccccgacCAATCTAAGAATTACACCTCCAGAAATGTTGAAAATGGGAGTTCTAACTAACTGATGAAGTGGCATGTCTAGCATGAATCCTGACACTCCATTGATACTTTGAACACTGTACTCTTTCTCTGGCACTCCCATTGGCGTCTACTGGAGAAAGCTGGGGGCTGTGTCTGAAATTTGCAACACTCCCTTAAAATTTAATGGAATAGTACAATGctattttttctgctattaaccccttaccggcatgtgacatattaggctgagccctctccatacaaggtaggtgtttgctgcaaaacaCCCACAAGTAACACCTGCATATggttgccgccatcttgccttAGATGCCCATCACGGCATCGGGGAGCCGcagtctgttgctatgacagcctaggGCCAGGCTGTATAGTTTCtgatcatttgttacaatgtgccagtggcacattttaACACATGATAAGTAaggtccccatatactgccatattgtagtacggcagtaaatggtaggatcaataagacaacctaAAAAGTAcctaaaaaatggcaaaaaaaaaaaattcaccccttttcctagaactgatataaaaaaaaaatacacagtaacaatcataaacatgttaggtattgctacatcccaaaatgtcagatcaaaatataataacagttattccgaacatttaaccccataacataaaatagctcccaaatgtccaaaacgtaaCCTTTTcgcaacatataaaaatatttagtaaaaaaatgatcaaaaaaagtcatacagacctcaaaatggtagtagtGAAAATCAACTTGCAAAAAATGTCACAcggctccatacaccgaagtatgcaaaagttattagtggcagaagatggcaacattttttgtacagaatgtttacatttttctaaatttattaaacacaataaaacctaatttcactgcatttggatttttttcctgattcccagtacatggcatggaatataaaataccatcactatgaagtgcaatttgttaagcagaaaataagccctcacacagctcttcacatgtaaaaataaaaattacatatttttgaAGATGAGGTGTAAAAAATGCAAACGCGAAAACGAAAAAGggtctggtcgttaaggggttaatacgggAAATTCATAATGGTACCTTCTGGATACAGATGTAAACTTAGCCTTAGGGGTCGTAGCTTCGGTTACACATtatttttccacggacaacggataagtgaaaatacaagccaatgtgacaaCTACATAGAAATTATTGGCTTAGTAAGACATCTGTGGAGATCAAGGAAtcacggacgtgaaaaacaatgccaatgtgaatgagcccttagtctTAGCCATCAGTTATTGTTAGAAATGAGATGTAATAGAACACAAGTGTGTTTACATTTGTTATTGTTAGAAAAGTTACAATGTGAACTTGCCCTTACAAGGATGGCCATTTATCTAGGTGATGGCATGTAATACGATTCTGGACACACAGTAACATTCTAATCATAATTGCTTCTTTACTTTAAACATTTAGTCAATCCTTTTGATATTCGAATGGAATAGTGAAATGTGACAGAAAGATATGTATCATATGTATGCAAATGGCTGTATTCTATAGCTAGATAATAGCAATACAACAACACTagtgacacctactggatatttcCAGTAGGAAATCAGAAAAAATAATTGGACTGAATTGAAAGCGATAAGTTTTATTACCAGAACAAGCCATTAGTATCATTAGTACGATTAAAATAGGTCGCAATCTAAAAGTAATAACATAGAGGAATAAATGTTCCACTATTAATAATCAGGCAGCACTAACACCATAAGCGACTCATTAGTAATAAATGGCAGTCAGTTTCATAAGAAAATAAGACTGCAATCTACTTTCTGGCTAGTATTACATCATACAGCTTTCCAGTTACTTTGGCTTCAATGTCCCTGAAGCCAGAATCTGCAAGGAGCTTGGTATATTCTGTTGGCGTCCGCTCTCTGCCTTCTGTCTGGATCAACATGTTCAGGGAGAACAGCTGGGAAGTCAGTGGACCACTTCTGTCTTCATTTAAGAGGACTTCAACAAGCagcactccacctcctccataTCACCAAGAGAAAAGAATATATGTTACAATTAGAAGCAGGAATCTTATGATTTTCTGCATGAATCTGATAGTAAGCCTTTTAAAACTTCCCAAACCATTCATATTATTGATAAAATATCATTTTAAACAGTGCTAAAACATTGCTGCGAGAGTTGAAGGTTGAGAGCGGTAATGGTCAGCCGTAATTCCTAAGAACATAAAATGACTGCAATAACAAATCACCGTTATGTCACAGGGAATCCCATTGTGTATGTCCCTGACTAATAAAAATGTTGATGAATGCTCAGGATATCTTAACAATAGTGTAACTTATGTGTCTATATTAGTACCTCCTTACATTCCCCATGAAAATAAAACAACTGTGCATCATGTTTCATCACATTGTGCAATTCTTATTGGAAGTGTCTGAATAATTCTACAAATGGATATTCCTCTTGCTAAAGCAATTTGTTTGTCATTGGTAGTTCTGAATAATCCCTTTTATtcttagaggacctgtcaccccaaaatagCCCCCCACCAATGTGCCCGCCCCATAACCCTCTCCttagcccctttctccccagcaattttttttttaatttatggtcGGAATGGTGGTTTAAACAGATCCGAACTCTTACAAAATAAGCGGTCGGATCCTCATATCTCGTGGGCTGCAGTTGGTGTTATTCTTAAGGGGGGGCGACACTCCCCCAGTACGCCCCTGTCAGCTaggacctataggagaagccggcagcatcgcatataTTGCGTTATATATTCATCCAGCACTGTCAATAAGCCCGGCGCGGCCGCAGCCGCTGTCAGTGCAGCACGGCGGGGccatgtaaataagccccacgcCTCTGTTAGTGCGGCGCGGCCGCATCGTGGACAGCCGACAGCGATTATGCAATATATGCGATGCTGACggcttctcctataggtcctAGCTGACAGGGGTGtgctgggggagtgtcggcccccttatgaataacgcAGACTTCAGCCTAcgagatccaacctcttattttgtaagagTTCGGATCTGTTTAAACCACCATTCCGACCATAAATTGAAAAAATAATTGCTGGGGAGGAAGGGGCTAGGGAGAGGATTGTGGGGCGGGCACATTGGTGGGGGGCtatttcggggtgacaggtcctctttaagaataaAAGGGATTATTCAGAACTACCAATGACAAACAAATTACTTTAGCAAGAGGAGTATCCATTTGTAGAATTAGTCAGACACTTCCAATAAGAATTGCACAATGTGATGAAACTTGATGCACAGTTGTTTTATTTTCATGGGGAATGTAAGGAGGTAAggggagaaaggggctagggagggggttatgggggggcacatttggtgggggacTATTTtgggttgacaggtcctctttgagtCTAAAACATTCATAGAGATAGTTTTGTTATGTCTATGTATAGTTTTTCCCAGATGCTTCAGATGTAGCATCACAGTAGTGCCCTCTCAGTCAATGTGTCAATGGAGGTTGAGGAggcatacattggggctcatttactaagggtcgcgctgctcactttcgtcgaacTGTATGCCTTTTTGGGGGGATTAcgtggcttgcacaggtatttaacaagtgtctgcgctgtgatTTTGGCACACCAATAGTTTTTttacgcagctgcactggcttccatgcaacacaaattagggcatGTGCATTggggtcggacaatgcactttcggtgaactctggggactgggtaagtaaatggtcGCCATTGTGTTATAATATGCCAAACATTAGAGTTTCGGGTCCCAGAGTTTAGCCAGAAGTTAGGGGTTTCATTAGGCTCAATCCTGCCTGAACACTCCACCAGCAAGAGCCGCGATCAGCACTGGCACTGATCATGAGTGTTGACTCTATAAATGTCGACGGACATTTTTCTCTGGATGGTCACTCCCAGATAACGTTACAGCATTTATATGGTAACACCTGAACCCGAGCTgcaatgggtctgctcatccatGGTAATGATTTTTTTTCAGGACAAGCTGACATTTATTGATGTAATGTGCATGAGCTGACTGCCCAAGACGCAAAACTCAGAAGGTCCTTTTCCTGCCCAAGTTTATGTTGCAAGCTTACACTCTCATGACACACAGGCCACAAGCAAACATCGGGCTCCTTATTTGCAACCTGCAAAATACACATGTGCAAGAGGCTTTAGACTTTTTCCTACAAATGATGAGCTCACCAGGTCTACAAGACTGGTAAATCTTCCTCAACAGATTAAGGCATTTTTCTTCTGTCCAGTCATGAATAATCCTGGCCAAAACAAATAGATCTGCCTCAGGAATGGGATCATTAAAGAAGTCTCCTTTATCAAAGAAGTAAAAAGACAAATTAAGGTCACACaaacataaaataacaataaatgtCAAAATGAAATAATATTCTAATGGAAAGCATTACAGTAATTACAAGTAAACAGTCCACGGTTCAATGAATCATAGCACATTCCGGTGATCACACTAAAGAAGATGTCAGTTCATTCCCAACAAGACATTTTAAATTTTAAAGGAGAGTTCACATTGGAACCTGTTCACATTGCAGAGAGATGGTGACATCAGGGACCAGGAGGGACTGGAAGAATGAATAAATTATCAGCAAGGTGCACCAGTGACAAGTAATTatatttataactctatattgccgaAATTGCTGCATACAAGGTTAGAATAAAAAGTCCTAAGAAGAAGGATTCCTTAGGATCTTGTAagaatgcaaatacattttcgaAGGGGATAcatggaaaacaatggggcacatttacttgtcgacatgtcctgtcgcaatccccaatccggactgtccgacgaggatgaaatcTGGCACGATTCCCCAAGATctggcgcccgatatcctgtatgtgtcgcttccccgctgaggtccgccaaagttcacgttcttcttcccggtgcatgtgagtgcattgtcttgcgacacaatttgaattttaaatcctgcgctcagtccgaatcagtcgggttatccgacggccacgccccccgatttgtgtcccatgaaagttggcacgattccatcaaaatccgatcacgtgcaccaaaaacccctgttaaatgtgccgcaaatcggaaatagtcgggaaaccagacgggaatgcggtgtgcggacccttagtaaatgtgtcccaatgtctccttttgctaccttgaaaggcagcccccaacTATGACCTACAAGACGTCTAATAACactatgtgggattaagccaaaccagtatatctattccagaaggagcagaCTCCCACATCATCTTATTAGATttgttgtaggtcatacttggtgttaagtggctgccttttaaggtagcaaaaggaggcattgttttccatgtaatgccttggaaaacgtatttgcattcttcccagaattcacTGGTGAAGCATCtaaggctttaagtctccacacgcctataaggcagtcttaattggcaaactctccataaggagaactcttactttctgaccATAGGAGCTTGTAAGAAAGACTAGTCAGCCATCAGTAAACCTGATGGTAAAGGTCCTTCAAAGGCTACTAAGCATCTCCTAAATCACCCCATGAGTGACACCATCTTTGCAAGGGCACTTTTTAAGCTTCCTTGTCTCCTAGCAATCTGGTATTTGAGagaaaattatacattttctgAAAACAAGCAAATAAGTGCTAAAAAGAATTAGCTGAAAATACTAGGAAACTGGTAGGCTCCAAAGTATAAAGATTTCTCAGAAATTTTGTATGGTCTTTGAAGCGCCATCCAGTAAAACATTAAGCGAGGTTCTCAACTGACTTCAAATTGTCAAGTATACCATGGTCATTCTCAGTCAccaatatattatattaataattctttaacAGTATAAAACTGCATGAATCCTGGAAAACCCTGGCTTGTCTGTCAGTGCCAAGGTCTCAAGACCTACTTTGAGAAAAATCAGTGGACTATGTGTCATAACTTCCTCTTATTTCCCAAATGGTGTCCTGTGGTCCAACGAGGCCACAGGTCGGATGACCCTTGGCACTTCCATCCATGCTTAAGTGCAGAAGACTGGCAGATCTGCAAAATGCAGGAACCAGAAGACAGAGTGGGGCAAGTACAGTTTCTGGCACCCATGCCCTGGCTCCCACAGGATTTTATTTAGGATTCCTGCAAAACTCACATAATGTGACTCATTGTAGGTTATTAACACTGTGGCACAGAGTGTTAAGGCGGCccttataatacatttttaaaagcttttgttactgttTTGTACACCAAAATCATGTCGCATAAGACATCATGATGCAGAAAGTCTGGGTGCTACATGAGAAAGTTAAGGTGCTAGATCAgtaaatacaatatatactaGAGAACTACATTACCAGCAAATACATATGAAGAAAAGGAAAACAATACATATTTTGATCTTTGCTCATGCTTTATCCTTTCTATCATCATTACATTTTTCATGCACCTTCAAGGAAATGTATACGTTGCTCCTCATCGGTTACAAATTTTTTCTTAGCTGTTTGTACAACTGAAGGCAGGTCCATAATAGTGACTGTTGTCTCGTTGTATGTAGATACAAAATGTTTTGCAAGACCTCCAGTGCATCCTAAAATAGAAACAAATCATTTGTTTTATGTAAATTGACTAGAAAACAACACGAAAAATAAGCAATGCCACTAATATTCAGGTACAGAAAATATCTGCATTGGCATTCAATAAAAAAGGTTTTCACAAATAGGCTGACTGTTTTATCATACAACTTCCATTATTTCATGGGGAAATTCTTaagcttagggctcattcacaagaACATGAACATTTTGCGGGTCGCAATCAATGAGATGCGTGCTGTTTCTTGTGGCCCGTTTGACATCAATGTCCAAAGTTAATGAGGGGCAGGAAAAAGGACCTGCACTGTCTTTTGTAGACCGCAACATGAACGTGCCCTATAGAAACGAAGATTTCTGGCCAAAGCAggcagtcatgtgcatgaggtttTACACATATACTGTGCATCACTGGATACGTATTTAAAACACTGAACACCCAGGAGGTTACTAAACACATTAGCGACGAATTTATGAAAAGTGtgctaaggttagacagtgcagagtatgactagacagtcttattcttcaCCAGATTTATATAAGTGTCTAacccttgatgataaatctctcctAGTATAAGACGGTCTAGtggtactctgcacctcctattagttggcttatttttcaccagaaaattaggacaaaatactgtcgggtcagcagtatttttggcgaATGGACCTTTTTGGTGTGGAAAATAACTACCAGTCATCCaatggtagtaaacatagaagctttttatagaattccagcaagcagagatctaaaaaaaactgtgaagaattgatacagaaagaatattagaaaatcgtataactttttataatacaaacaataacatgaatttgccataatgggaatacccctttcagtGACCTTACAAAAGCACACTACATCAGTCATTTATAATAGACAATACAATATTCATAAtaatagctgctgcagaacttgaTTAGAGAGATGATTTaagtttaaaattaaaaaaacaaacaaaaaaacactagTATCATGGCTCACGTCACTGGGCTGATGCAAACAATACAACACAAGTTTGCTGCAGCCCACCGCACTCTGCTGCCTCTCTGCAGGGCAGGACTATAAGGGAGAGCATGACCGGCTGAATCAGGCGGTCGCATAAATGCTGAACCGCCCGCGGTATATTGGGATCCGGCTCTATGGTCTATGTGGCGGCGCTACCATCTTAATATACCTCCCATGGTATCCTGACATTGCGAGGGAAGAAGATTAGGTCAGCGCACATCAGAGGAACTGAGAaatgtgagtacaattttattattttaccaaggactggatatagttattatgagggatgtatatagttattgtagggggcctgtatatagttattatcgggaggctgtatatagtttcttTATACAATAGGTTGTAAGAACAACAGAAGTGCTGCACTAGCCCTAGTTCATGGCAAAATTAGGGGTTAGTATTTATGGTTAACTCACAGAAAAACTTCCTGTAGAAGCAATTAAATGAATATCTACATACATAGAGGGGCTACCTGTACAAAAGCTTTATATTGTATTTGAGTATTGTCTTGTACGTTTCTCCCATTTCAGACCTCTATACAATGTGAGTTTTATAGATATAGTAAATACATGTATGTAGATACAATTCTATAGGtctgtgaaataaactattacaAACATTTTGTTTTACCTCCAAGATCATAGACTGAGCGGAACACAGAGAGATCAAAagcttggatgatatcttttccACAAATAGTCCATATTGTATCCATATGGTACATAAATTTCAGCATCTCCTCTTCTGATCTAATATAATAAAATCAAAGAAATTGGTTACCTGAAAAACAGCCTAAGTTTTTTCATACATGCAATTTTAGGGAAACCTGTCACCAATCTGAGGCCAAAAGGAACTAGCATAATGGTGACCCCAAACCTCAGCTGCATAATGACCAGTCAATGACCTACCAGTCAGTCTTGTTGCATAGGGATTGTTTACCACTGTAACAGATGCTGGCAAAGATCCAGTTACTGTAGAAAACTAGACActagaataaaaaatgtaaaatttgaatGCCCATTGGGCTCCTTCATGCAAGCAGTCACAATCTCTTTACACTTAGCTCCCCCAAGTGGCACCTGCGATGAAGTGCATGGATCTATGTAGCAGAAGGAGGCTCTCGTCAGTGCTCCTCATACCCTTGACGGTTGTGTGGTGGCTGCTCCTTTGTTTAGCTATATAAGTTAAGTGGTTATTGCATTagattattttttatgggatatgATTAATATTTTTTACGTTAGCATCCGGTTGCACCAATGCTGTCTTCTATTGTATAAGAAAAGAAAATTGTCCAATTGGGACATAAATAACCACTTGTCACTACAATGTAGCTTTTATTAGTACATATAAAAGATGGATATAACTTCATCCAAGATATATCTGGTTTTAAACTAATAGACAGTGATAAACTGTAGCTTCTAATTCACAGAGGGGGATAGTTTATATCACTATAGTCAGTGTTTGTCTTTACATATATATTCTTGGTGCTGTCAGAGTGTTATTATAGCAGTAGGACCAACATTAATTGTTCCTGGACTCAAAAAaggagaatacaggcagtccccgggttacataaaaggcagggtccttgggtttgtacttaagtcagaactgtatattttataattggagctccagacaataaagcttcattacacctgacagctgatcactgcagcatgggactaaagaaaagtatccagagagcttcaccagaggtccacCCTCAACAGATTTGTAAGGGAAGTGACTTTATACAATACTAACATTCAGACTGATATTTTCTCTATCCACCATCCACTGACTAAATAGGTGATATTAACTCTCATTCCCTAACTGAGCTCTTTGTCACCACTGCTGATCTAAAAACACTAACACAGTAGCCCCCCGATATGTTTCGCCACATATCCTCAGGGGTACCGGGGTACAATAATTATTGTAGACTTTGACACCCTTATGACCCACTAATATACCATTACCCACCACGCCTCCACTTTTGTAAACATATGATCCCCATCCCTCCACTCCTATACATTATGAGACACCTCTGAGTAAAGATAAGTGGGTTGGTCAAAATTCAGGCTTGATGGGTTCATCAGAGTTTTGCATTAAAATTTGGTTGGAGTCAATGGGCACCTGGAATCTACACCCAAAATGGTTGTAAACTAATGGTAGTAAGGATTAGAGGGAAGGAATATCAGGGCAGTTACCATGCTCACAGTGGGCTACAGAAAGTACTTAAAAAAATCTAAcattttatttgatgcattatgaagccaacaaacattgagaatgctgttcGTACACGGATGCAGTAACAtagcttggttaatccctgagctgagtggttttgcttataaaacaattataaatttatgaagctctgtcgctcctttgcctgGGATCGGCACTTTCCTAACACATTAGCTATGCACTGCTcacaggatgatgtcatcactgttttgtgcctgaaggcagaataatcaactgctgcaccatcccccaactgctgtgcatgagtgacccagttcaggttgattagtcatgtcttgactaaactctgtgtgtaatgtatttatCTAGGaatccagcctgacccagctttcccaaggtcctgaattttataattgttttttcagccaaactactcagctcagggattaaacaagatatgatcctgcatcactgtagctacagcattctcaaggtaatcAACTCCATAAAGGGCGAAGACACAGCACTCACCGATGCAGGTAACGTAGACAACTTTATTTGGACGAACACAGGACAGGGGCGATGCACGCTACGACTAGGCGACGGGGTATGTCTACGTTACCTGCATCGGTGAGTGCCATGTCTTCGCCCTTTATGGAATTGATTGACTTACTTCGTTATTGCATGGGCACCTCTGTGGAACAGATGTCTTGATGCCAGTTCACACACACAACCGTTACTGGGTCGGAGCCCTTGCCGTGTGGAGCTGGTGGTGCCGGTCCTGCTGCTTCTTTGCATTCTGaacgtatgtttgcttcataatgcatcaaatcaaatagtaggtttcctttaacaacattTTGCTTTAA includes:
- the ASMT gene encoding acetylserotonin O-methyltransferase isoform X1 codes for the protein MCSSEELEYPQKLLDYQCGFLVSKTMFTACELGVFDLLHEVQEPIAATTIASRLSTSVDGMERLLDACVGLKLLKVELKNNEGHYSNTDVSTLYLVKSSPKTLYHMITYYSQTTYKLWHFLPEAVREGKSQYERGFGISSKEVFEAIYRSEEEMLKFMYHMDTIWTICGKDIIQAFDLSVFRSVYDLGGCTGGLAKHFVSTYNETTVTIMDLPSVVQTAKKKFVTDEEQRIHFLEGDFFNDPIPEADLFVLARIIHDWTEEKCLNLLRKIYQSCRPGGGVLLVEVLLNEDRSGPLTSQLFSLNMLIQTEGRERTPTEYTKLLADSGFRDIEAKVTGKLYDVILARK
- the ASMT gene encoding acetylserotonin O-methyltransferase isoform X2; translation: MWIFSLQGHYSNTDVSTLYLVKSSPKTLYHMITYYSQTTYKLWHFLPEAVREGKSQYERGFGISSKEVFEAIYRSEEEMLKFMYHMDTIWTICGKDIIQAFDLSVFRSVYDLGGCTGGLAKHFVSTYNETTVTIMDLPSVVQTAKKKFVTDEEQRIHFLEGDFFNDPIPEADLFVLARIIHDWTEEKCLNLLRKIYQSCRPGGGVLLVEVLLNEDRSGPLTSQLFSLNMLIQTEGRERTPTEYTKLLADSGFRDIEAKVTGKLYDVILARK